A genomic window from Scylla paramamosain isolate STU-SP2022 unplaced genomic scaffold, ASM3559412v1 Contig20, whole genome shotgun sequence includes:
- the LOC135097458 gene encoding uncharacterized protein LOC135097458 isoform X1, which translates to MNSTELAHRKTKTVTAATTTTATASTATKSPTVQRILDLLNEMESTSQLEYSSLQKFHLCPLCLGKLITSNKKLELTEKPEKGLHLKKHKNQEITSLNEMTTNLKQEALQKEREITVLWEKTESLSGQLVTVHNHSHFEENGLSHDHLAQENITLTELIKQLEDKLKLSKIEIKDVTRQNSELHALITEYKVTPSEEKDKDGTSSCENSEAKCTDTKGKLLGQVATLTSEVSRLESECSSLQVQLDCERDKYNKLLGESLAHEKLSEDVITEPKGDYITIYQLQRGVMKQQARERQLDLASLHHE; encoded by the exons ATGAATTCTACAGAACTTGCCCATAGAAAGaccaaaactgttactgctgccactaccaccactgccaccgcttCCACTGCCACCAAAAGCCCAACTGTGCAAAGAATCCTGGACCTCCTcaatgaaatggagtccaccagTCAGCTGGAGTACTCTAGCCTCCAAAAGTTCCATCTGTGTCCATTGTGTTTGGGTAAACTTATCACT aGCAATAAGAAATTAGAATTGACTGAGAAACCAGAAAAGGGACTGCACTTGAAAaagcacaagaaccaagaaattacatcattaaatgaaatgacaacaaatctaaa GCAGGAGGCGTTGCAGAAAGAGCGCGAGATCACTGTGTTGTGGGAGAAGACAGAGTCCCTTAGTGGTCAGCTGGTGACGgtccacaaccacagccacttTGAAGAGAATGGCCTGAGCCACGACCACCTTGCTCAAGAAAATATCACGTTGACAGAGCTGATTAAACAACTAGAAGATAAGCTCAAACTTTCAAAG atagaaatcaaagacgtcacaagacagaatagtgagctgcatgcacttatcacagagtataaagtcactccctcagaggaaaaagacaaggatggcacctcttcatgtgagaactcagaagctaaat gtacagataccaaggggaaattgctgggtcaagtggctacactgacatctgaggttagcaggttggagagtgagtgcagcagtcttcaggttcagctagactgtgagagggataagtataacaaactgctgggagaatctcttgctcatgaaaagttgtctgaagatgtcataactgaaccaaaag gtgactacatcaccatctaccAGTTGCAGCGAGGAGTGATGAAGCAGCAAGCTCGAGAACGCCAGTTAGACCTTGCCAGCCTccatcatgaatga
- the LOC135097458 gene encoding uncharacterized protein LOC135097458 isoform X5, with protein MKWSPPVSWSTLASKSSICVHCVWSNKKLELTEKPEKGLHLKKHKNQEITSLNEMTTNLKQEALQKEREITVLWEKTESLSGQLVTVHNHSHFEENGLSHDHLAQENITLTELIKQLEDKLKLSKIEIKDVTRQNSELHALITEYKVTPSEEKDKDGTSSCENSEAKCTDTKGKLLGQVATLTSEVSRLESECSSLQVQLDCERDKYNKLLGESLAHEKLSEDVITEPKGDYITIYQLQRGVMKQQARERQLDLASLHHE; from the exons atgaaatggagtccaccagTCAGCTGGAGTACTCTAGCCTCCAAAAGTTCCATCTGTGTCCATTGTGTTTGG aGCAATAAGAAATTAGAATTGACTGAGAAACCAGAAAAGGGACTGCACTTGAAAaagcacaagaaccaagaaattacatcattaaatgaaatgacaacaaatctaaa GCAGGAGGCGTTGCAGAAAGAGCGCGAGATCACTGTGTTGTGGGAGAAGACAGAGTCCCTTAGTGGTCAGCTGGTGACGgtccacaaccacagccacttTGAAGAGAATGGCCTGAGCCACGACCACCTTGCTCAAGAAAATATCACGTTGACAGAGCTGATTAAACAACTAGAAGATAAGCTCAAACTTTCAAAG atagaaatcaaagacgtcacaagacagaatagtgagctgcatgcacttatcacagagtataaagtcactccctcagaggaaaaagacaaggatggcacctcttcatgtgagaactcagaagctaaat gtacagataccaaggggaaattgctgggtcaagtggctacactgacatctgaggttagcaggttggagagtgagtgcagcagtcttcaggttcagctagactgtgagagggataagtataacaaactgctgggagaatctcttgctcatgaaaagttgtctgaagatgtcataactgaaccaaaag gtgactacatcaccatctaccAGTTGCAGCGAGGAGTGATGAAGCAGCAAGCTCGAGAACGCCAGTTAGACCTTGCCAGCCTccatcatgaatga
- the LOC135097458 gene encoding uncharacterized protein LOC135097458 isoform X4, producing MKWSPPVSWSTLASKSSICVHCVWVNLSLYEGTSISSNKKLELTEKPEKGLHLKKHKNQEITSLNEMTTNLKQEALQKEREITVLWEKTESLSGQLVTVHNHSHFEENGLSHDHLAQENITLTELIKQLEDKLKLSKIEIKDVTRQNSELHALITEYKVTPSEEKDKDGTSSCENSEAKCTDTKGKLLGQVATLTSEVSRLESECSSLQVQLDCERDKYNKLLGESLAHEKLSEDVITEPKGDYITIYQLQRGVMKQQARERQLDLASLHHE from the exons atgaaatggagtccaccagTCAGCTGGAGTACTCTAGCCTCCAAAAGTTCCATCTGTGTCCATTGTGTTTGGGTAAACTTATCACTGTATGAGGGGACAAGTATCAGT aGCAATAAGAAATTAGAATTGACTGAGAAACCAGAAAAGGGACTGCACTTGAAAaagcacaagaaccaagaaattacatcattaaatgaaatgacaacaaatctaaa GCAGGAGGCGTTGCAGAAAGAGCGCGAGATCACTGTGTTGTGGGAGAAGACAGAGTCCCTTAGTGGTCAGCTGGTGACGgtccacaaccacagccacttTGAAGAGAATGGCCTGAGCCACGACCACCTTGCTCAAGAAAATATCACGTTGACAGAGCTGATTAAACAACTAGAAGATAAGCTCAAACTTTCAAAG atagaaatcaaagacgtcacaagacagaatagtgagctgcatgcacttatcacagagtataaagtcactccctcagaggaaaaagacaaggatggcacctcttcatgtgagaactcagaagctaaat gtacagataccaaggggaaattgctgggtcaagtggctacactgacatctgaggttagcaggttggagagtgagtgcagcagtcttcaggttcagctagactgtgagagggataagtataacaaactgctgggagaatctcttgctcatgaaaagttgtctgaagatgtcataactgaaccaaaag gtgactacatcaccatctaccAGTTGCAGCGAGGAGTGATGAAGCAGCAAGCTCGAGAACGCCAGTTAGACCTTGCCAGCCTccatcatgaatga